In Hirundo rustica isolate bHirRus1 chromosome 2, bHirRus1.pri.v3, whole genome shotgun sequence, one genomic interval encodes:
- the FAM124A gene encoding protein FAM124A has protein sequence MEKQPCGEDECVDSGAETGGSEYSRMSSTSSELSVEGIQDPFLVSVHIITDPGESKTLQQAIDKLLAWIHPDLQLFRVSERRVPRKRRKPVKAGVCQPALAVILFLQEEYGEEPILQLHETFQRPPWHYHHTELMHGKFLPYMPCSQDFYTLAPETPLWAIRPVHYGKEMIRFTIYCRNENFVDILKLYELILKRPMCQKKADFCVFPVYSNMEIDIQFSLKKLPKGQVPVRTESAVLEFRVKDVGQLVPLLPNPCSPISEGRWQTEDHDGNRILLQQAHSWCRKSARQNKQSYPSVSTDSHLTTLPAFLPQSHQSVSEQPQEMGEEKVHHTNGLGHYLGFSQQDLRHGDQGDFTHRSRSTSSISWSFQRSKSLFCLPTVNSPLVSETFHFSEPCQFLNTGSPATRLKTWKCSPKLNIVDLEGAQETDVDTGMKLSFSDLSVVSAYSALNGFCSELEDSLPSQKRTVTRAKQAATSGRPVSAMCNTFESVDGSLPSLSEWSSSSFMSASLSEQHKQPLRAAPCSLDDHICPASSVNEEEFYI, from the exons GTCTGAGTACAGCCGTATGTCCTCTACCAGCA gTGAACTTTCGGTGGAAGGCATACAAGATCCTTTCCTTGTTAGTGTACATATCATCACAGACCCAGGTGAATCCAAGACTCTTCAGCAGGCCATTGATAAGCTTCTAGCCTGGATCCATCCAGACCTCCAGCTGTTTCGGGTCTCAGAAAGACGAGTGCCCAGGAAGCGCAGGAAGCCGGTCAAGGCTGGTGTTTGTCAGCCAGCCCTCGCTGTCATTCTGTTCCTGCAAGAGGAGTACGGAGAAGAACCCATCTTGCAGCTCCATGAAACTTTTCAGCGGCCACCTTGGCATTACCACCACACAGAGTTAATGCATGGGAAATTCCTCCCTTACATGCCATGCAGCCAAGACTTTTACACTTTGGCTCCAGAGACTCCTCTGTGGGCCATTCGCCCAGTGCACTACGGGAAAGAAATGATCCGCTTCACCATATACTGCAGGAATGAAAATTTTGTGGACATTTTGAAATTGTATGAGTTAATACTGAAAAGACCAATGTGTCAGAAAAAAGCGgacttttgtgtttttcctgtctATTCTAACATGGAAATAGacattcagttttctttaaaaaaactcccaaaGGGACAAGTTCCAGTGAGGACAGAGTCAGCCGTGCTGGAGTTCAGAGTAAAAGATGTGGGGCAGCTTGTACCTCTCTTGCCCAACCCTTGCAGCCCCATCAGTGAAGGCAGGTGGCAGACAGAAGACCACGATGGAAATAGGATCCTTTTGCAG CAAGCACACAGTTGGTGTAGGAAGTCTGCAAGGCAGAACAAGCAATCGTATCCATCTGTGTCAACAGATTCCCACCTCACCACTCTGCCAGCCTTTCTTCCTCAGAGCCACCAATCTGTCTCTGAACAGCCACAAGAAATGGGTGAAGAAAAGGTACATCACACGAATGGCCTTGGTCATTATCTTGGTTTCTCCCAGCAGGACTTGAGACACGGTGATCAAGGAGACTTCACACACAGATCCAGGAGCACCTCCAGCATTTCTTGGTCGTTTCAACGAAGCAAGTCTCTGTTCTGCTTGCCCACAGTGAACTCTCCTTTGGTGTCAGAgacatttcatttcagtgaacCATGTCAGTTTTTAAACACTGGGTCACCTGCAACCAGGTTAAAAACATGGAAATGCAGCCCCAAGCTTAACATTGTTGACTTGGAGGGTGCCCAAGAGACTGATGTGGACACAGGGATGAAGCTGTCCTTCTCAGACCTGTCTGTGGTTTCTGCATACTCTGCCCTTAATGGATTTTGCAGTGAGTTGGAAGACTCTCTTCCATCACAGAAACGAACGGTCACTAGGGCAAAACAGGCAGCCACCAGTGGAAGGCCTGTATCAGCCATGTGCAATACTTTTGAGTCAGTTGATGGTTCACTGCCTTCTCTTTCAGAATGGTCTTCCAGCTCTTTCATGTCAGCATCTCTCTCTGAGCAACACAAACAGCCCTTGAGAGCAGCTCCTTGTTCTCTGGATGATCATATTTGCCCAGCTTCATCAGTTAATGAAGAAGAATTTTACATATGA